A window of Dehalogenimonas sp. WBC-2 genomic DNA:
TTGGTATCGCCACCAAGTAGAGTTCTCCGCTAAAATATAGTGTTCAAGGAGGGTTCCATTGAGTAGGAAAAAAGTTCACTAAAGAGTAGGCATCACAGTGCTCAAGGAAGCCGAAGCAATAATAGGCGAGCTGTGCTGCAAACACAGAGTCAGCGACGGCATCTCTTATTTGCAGTCGTCTTGGTCAGTTAACAATTTATTATATTGAGTGAACATCTGGTAACTTCGCTGGTAAGTCAATGCCTCCTTCCTTATAAAATCAATAATTCTAATTGAAATCTCCTATCAACCAACTATTTCCAATTTCAGTCCGTGCCACCATCTTTCGGACCTCACTATTACAAGTGTTGACAAACCTTTTTTAGCATAGTATCATAACTATGTTGATCAGTTTACTCAACTTACAAGATGAGGAATCAAAATGAAACTTAGCACTAGGGCTCGGTACGGTACTCGGGCTCTGCTTGACCTAGCGCAACACTACGGCGATGAAGTTGTTCCGTTGAAAGATATCGCGAAAAGACAAGCGATTTCGTTACCATACTTGGAACAGCTTGTCGGACCGCTCGTCGATTCCAGATTGATTCAATCCGTTCGTGGCTCCCACGGCGGTCTTAAACTTGCCAAACCGCCGGAATCTATCCGGCTTAGCGAGGTGGTCTGCCTGCTGGAAGGTCCCATCGAGCCAGTGTATTGCATTCACAGCCCCGATAAATGTAACCGCTCCCAATTTTGCGCCACCAGAGATGTGTGGGGCGACG
This region includes:
- the iscR gene encoding iron-sulfur cluster regulator IscR, producing MKLSTRARYGTRALLDLAQHYGDEVVPLKDIAKRQAISLPYLEQLVGPLVDSRLIQSVRGSHGGLKLAKPPESIRLSEVVCLLEGPIEPVYCIHSPDKCNRSQFCATRDVWGDVGKAVNSVLDKTTLADLVSRQQAKMSPNANMYYI